The following are from one region of the Haloactinomyces albus genome:
- a CDS encoding enoyl-CoA hydratase/isomerase family protein, with translation MTSEATPDQEVLFTEQGALGRLTLNRPKALNSLTLGMVRSITAALEQWRHDERIQAVLIEGAGERGLCAGGDIRTLYDAAKAGDEALPRSFWAEEYRMNAMLARYPKPVVGIMDGICMGGGVGISAHGSHRVVTERSKVGMPETGIGFFPDVGGTYLLSRTPGELGTHMALTGEPVGAGDALYCGLADHYVAGDNLDELITALSTGAVDTALEKYAEKAPESPLEAARTWIDAAYSADTVEEIVQRLRQRSEEAAHSAADAIETKSPTSLKVTLRSLRSAAGLHSLEQALDEEFRVSLACVRIGDFVEGVRATLVDKDRNPAWSPERLEEVDDTFVAEFFETPATGELGLSG, from the coding sequence ATGACGTCGGAAGCCACCCCGGACCAGGAGGTCCTGTTCACCGAGCAGGGCGCATTGGGGCGCCTCACCCTCAACCGCCCGAAAGCGCTCAACTCGTTGACGCTGGGCATGGTCCGCTCGATCACGGCGGCGCTGGAGCAGTGGCGCCACGACGAGCGGATCCAGGCGGTGCTGATCGAGGGTGCGGGGGAACGAGGCCTGTGCGCGGGTGGCGACATCCGCACTCTCTACGATGCGGCCAAGGCCGGGGACGAGGCGCTGCCGAGAAGTTTCTGGGCCGAGGAATACCGGATGAACGCGATGCTGGCCCGCTATCCCAAGCCGGTCGTGGGCATCATGGACGGCATCTGCATGGGTGGCGGTGTCGGTATCTCCGCGCACGGTTCGCACCGGGTGGTCACCGAACGCTCCAAGGTCGGAATGCCCGAGACCGGTATCGGCTTCTTCCCCGACGTCGGAGGGACATACCTGCTCTCCCGCACTCCCGGTGAACTCGGTACGCACATGGCGTTGACCGGAGAGCCGGTGGGTGCGGGTGACGCCCTGTACTGCGGGCTGGCCGATCACTACGTCGCAGGCGACAACCTGGACGAGCTGATCACCGCGCTGTCCACCGGCGCGGTCGACACGGCTCTGGAGAAATACGCCGAGAAGGCTCCCGAGTCCCCGCTGGAGGCCGCCCGGACGTGGATCGATGCCGCGTACTCGGCGGACACGGTCGAGGAGATCGTGCAACGGCTCCGGCAGCGCTCGGAAGAGGCCGCTCACTCGGCCGCCGACGCCATCGAGACGAAATCACCGACATCGTTGAAGGTCACGCTGCGTTCGCTGCGGTCGGCTGCCGGACTGCACTCGCTGGAGCAGGCGCTCGACGAGGAGTTCCGCGTGTCGCTGGCGTGTGTGCGGATCGGCGATTTCGTCGAGGGTGTGCGGGCGACGCTGGTGGACAAGGACCGCAATCCGGCGTGGTCCCCGGAACGTCTCGAAGAGGTCGATGACACGTTCGTCGCCGAGTTCTTCGAGACGCCGGCAACCGGTGAGCTCGGCCTGTCCGGCTGA
- a CDS encoding barstar family protein, producing MADEPERLSAAVTVQQAAEEAWSRGAIPHVLDGTELVNKRTALCGIAAALSFPEWAGRNLDALYDCLTDLSWLSEGEHVLIWSDSQVLAAHDPKTYRGIGAVLRDAADDTVSDRDFSAVITRD from the coding sequence GTGGCGGATGAGCCGGAGCGGCTTTCCGCGGCGGTGACCGTTCAACAGGCCGCCGAGGAGGCATGGAGCCGTGGGGCCATCCCCCACGTGCTGGACGGTACGGAACTGGTCAACAAGCGCACGGCGCTGTGCGGCATCGCCGCCGCGCTGTCCTTTCCCGAGTGGGCCGGCCGCAACCTGGACGCCCTGTACGACTGCCTGACCGACCTGTCCTGGCTGTCCGAGGGCGAACATGTGCTGATCTGGTCGGATTCGCAGGTGCTGGCCGCTCATGACCCGAAGACCTATCGGGGGATCGGCGCGGTCCTGCGCGATGCCGCGGACGATACGGTTTCCGACCGCGACTTCTCCGCCGTGATCACCCGCGACTGA
- a CDS encoding GNAT family N-acetyltransferase, which translates to MVLTGGVDVGIAPFDLGARLWDTATLAQDAMAAAQQPHWGLTARHFGGLTELPGLLTLAAHRQGRLFGVLVGFPTASRDWWPNQVRPALAAAENLHWLDDAFELAELHVHPDVQGCGLGSALLNEAVRRIDQGRIVLSTGAVGNLQARNFYRRHGFRTLTAPFQWQGMPLRVFVLGRELTDR; encoded by the coding sequence GTGGTGTTGACTGGGGGCGTGGACGTCGGCATCGCACCCTTCGATCTCGGCGCGCGGCTGTGGGACACCGCCACGCTTGCCCAGGACGCCATGGCCGCGGCCCAGCAGCCCCATTGGGGACTGACCGCGCGGCATTTCGGCGGACTCACCGAACTACCCGGCCTGCTCACCCTGGCCGCCCACCGGCAGGGCCGGTTGTTCGGCGTTCTTGTCGGCTTCCCCACCGCGAGCCGTGACTGGTGGCCGAACCAGGTACGTCCGGCGTTGGCGGCGGCGGAGAATCTGCACTGGCTCGACGACGCCTTCGAACTCGCCGAGCTGCACGTTCACCCGGACGTGCAGGGATGTGGCCTGGGATCGGCCCTGCTCAACGAAGCCGTGCGTCGGATCGACCAGGGTCGGATCGTGCTCAGTACCGGTGCCGTCGGGAACCTGCAGGCCCGCAATTTCTACCGGCGGCACGGCTTCCGGACACTCACGGCCCCGTTCCAGTGGCAGGGGATGCCGCTGCGTGTCTTCGTGCTCGGTCGCGAACTCACCGACCGTTGA
- a CDS encoding enoyl-CoA hydratase-related protein has translation MGDELVHRTVAGGVATITLDSPHNRNALSKQLRGELNDALAAALDDDSVRVLVLDHTGPVFCAGMDLKESRSGSADEQGINELPAILERLWTSPKPVVTKLAGPARAGGIGLVAACDVAVAVDSATFAFTEVRIGVVPAVISTTVLPRLHARQAHELFLTGETFEATRAVSIGLVNSAVPAEQLDAETTRYTDMLALGGPTALAATKEMLRQSRPATMSEDFADMLALSAKHFAGEEGQEGIRAFAEKRKPSWVPQQE, from the coding sequence ATGGGCGACGAACTCGTGCACCGCACCGTGGCAGGCGGCGTGGCCACCATCACGCTGGACTCACCGCACAACCGCAACGCGCTGTCCAAGCAGTTGCGCGGGGAATTGAACGATGCGCTGGCCGCAGCGCTCGACGACGACTCGGTACGGGTGCTCGTGCTGGATCACACCGGTCCGGTGTTCTGTGCGGGTATGGATCTCAAGGAGTCGCGCTCCGGCAGCGCCGACGAACAGGGCATCAACGAACTCCCCGCGATCCTCGAACGGCTCTGGACCAGCCCCAAGCCGGTGGTGACCAAGCTGGCGGGCCCGGCCCGGGCGGGTGGTATCGGACTGGTGGCAGCCTGCGACGTCGCCGTGGCGGTGGACTCCGCCACGTTCGCCTTCACCGAGGTGCGCATCGGCGTGGTGCCTGCCGTGATCTCGACCACCGTCCTCCCCCGGTTGCATGCGCGGCAAGCGCACGAACTGTTCCTGACCGGCGAAACCTTCGAGGCCACACGCGCGGTCTCGATCGGCTTGGTGAACTCCGCGGTCCCCGCCGAGCAACTCGATGCCGAAACCACCCGCTACACCGACATGCTGGCTTTGGGCGGCCCGACGGCGCTGGCCGCAACCAAGGAGATGCTGCGCCAGTCCCGCCCCGCCACCATGAGCGAGGACTTCGCCGACATGCTCGCGCTGTCGGCCAAGCACTTCGCAGGCGAGGAGGGCCAGGAAGGCATCCGCGCCTTCGCCGAGAAGCGCAAGCCCTCATGGGTGCCGCAGCAGGAGTGA
- a CDS encoding helix-turn-helix domain-containing protein, which translates to MQDFTEEEDRNFSSDQDLLVFGQRLRHLRRSAGLTLVELGERVGRAPSQLSLLENGHREPKLSLLRSLAEALGSSVDELMSKKAPNRRAELEIAVEQAQLDPLYQQLDVPPLKIGKRVPTEALEHVLALYEELRRRETKQVATPEEARQANAELRSTMRKHGNYFPEIEKAASDILDRVGYQGGPLSEGVIQSIATHLGYGLRFVTDLPRSVRSVTDLRHQRIFLRRESLGMHSPRTILLQTLGHLTLGHRQPRDFADFLRQRVEANYFAAAVLVPERAAVSYLQKAKADRDLAVEDLRDVFSVSYEMAAHRFTNLATEYLDLVCHFVRNDETGIIYKAYENDGLVFPSDPTGAIEGQRMCRHWAGRQVFASADRYSTHYQYTDKPGATHWCVAHVDPSRGKDFAITLGVPYTESRWFRGRDTTNHSKSGCPSGECCQRPPAELANRWQGMVWPSARAHSHVLSALPSDTFPGVDEADVYAFLEAHQG; encoded by the coding sequence ATGCAGGACTTCACCGAAGAAGAAGACCGTAATTTTTCTAGCGATCAAGACCTGTTGGTCTTTGGTCAGCGGTTGCGCCACTTGCGTCGTTCTGCCGGATTGACCCTTGTCGAGCTGGGAGAACGCGTCGGACGGGCGCCCTCGCAGCTCTCCCTGCTGGAGAACGGTCACCGCGAGCCCAAGCTGTCCCTGCTGCGCTCACTGGCCGAGGCACTCGGCAGCTCGGTCGACGAGCTGATGTCCAAGAAAGCGCCGAACCGGCGCGCCGAACTGGAGATCGCCGTGGAGCAGGCCCAGCTCGATCCGCTGTACCAGCAGCTGGACGTGCCGCCGCTGAAGATCGGCAAGCGAGTCCCCACCGAGGCGCTCGAACACGTTCTCGCCCTCTACGAGGAGCTGCGGCGACGTGAGACCAAGCAGGTTGCCACTCCGGAAGAGGCCAGGCAGGCCAATGCCGAACTGCGCAGCACCATGCGCAAGCACGGCAACTACTTCCCCGAGATCGAGAAGGCCGCCTCGGACATCCTCGACCGCGTCGGCTACCAGGGTGGCCCGCTGTCCGAGGGCGTCATCCAATCCATCGCCACTCACCTGGGTTACGGTCTGCGCTTCGTCACCGACCTCCCCCGTTCGGTGCGCTCGGTGACCGACCTGCGTCACCAGCGGATCTTTCTGCGCAGGGAGTCGCTGGGCATGCACAGCCCCCGCACCATCCTGCTGCAGACCCTCGGGCACCTCACGCTCGGCCATCGCCAGCCGCGCGACTTCGCCGACTTCCTGCGTCAGCGCGTCGAGGCCAACTACTTCGCCGCAGCCGTCCTCGTTCCCGAGCGTGCGGCGGTGAGCTACCTGCAAAAGGCCAAGGCCGATCGGGACCTCGCCGTCGAGGACCTGCGTGACGTGTTCTCGGTGTCCTACGAGATGGCCGCGCACCGCTTCACCAACCTCGCCACCGAGTACCTGGACCTGGTCTGCCACTTCGTGCGCAATGACGAGACCGGCATCATCTACAAGGCCTACGAGAACGACGGGCTGGTGTTTCCGAGCGATCCCACCGGCGCCATCGAGGGGCAGCGGATGTGCCGCCACTGGGCAGGACGACAGGTCTTCGCCTCCGCCGACCGGTACTCGACGCACTACCAGTACACCGACAAGCCGGGCGCCACCCACTGGTGCGTGGCCCACGTCGACCCCAGCCGCGGCAAGGACTTCGCCATCACCCTCGGCGTGCCCTACACCGAGTCACGCTGGTTCCGGGGACGCGACACCACGAACCACTCGAAGTCCGGCTGCCCGAGCGGCGAATGCTGCCAGCGCCCACCCGCCGAGCTGGCCAACCGCTGGCAGGGCATGGTCTGGCCGTCGGCCCGGGCGCATTCGCACGTGTTGTCGGCCCTGCCCTCGGACACCTTCCCCGGCGTCGACGAGGCCGACGTCTACGCCTTCCTGGAGGCCCACCAGGGGTGA
- a CDS encoding CoA-acylating methylmalonate-semialdehyde dehydrogenase: MANELEHFIGGKRVAGTSGAYGDVFDPNTGRVQSRVPLASVEEVRAATANAAEAQREWAAQNPQKRARVLMKFLQLCQDEMDSLARLLASEHGKTVPDAKGDVQRGLEVVEFAAGIPHLLKGEYSEGAGTGIDVYSMRQPLGVAAGITPFNFPAMIPLWQAAPAIACGNSFVLKPSERDPSVPLRLAELFIEAGLPPGVLNVVNGDKTAVDAVLTDPDIDAVGFVGSSDIAEYIYSTAAAHGKRAQCFGGAKNHMIIMPDADLDGAVDALIGAGYGSAGERCMAISVAVPVGEPTANALVDKLTERVEQLRIGTSFDESADFGPLVTREAHQKVTDYIGVGVEEGAELLVDGRGYRKEGHEDGFFMGGSLFDHVTPDMRIYQEEIFGPVLSVVRAADYEEALRLPSEHEYGNGVAIFTRDGDTAREFAGRVDTGMVGINVPIPVPIAYHTFGGWKRSGFGDLNQHGPDSIRFYTQTKTVTSRWPSGRKEGASFSIPTMD, from the coding sequence ATGGCCAACGAGTTGGAGCACTTCATCGGTGGCAAGCGTGTGGCAGGCACGTCGGGTGCCTATGGCGACGTGTTCGATCCGAACACCGGCCGCGTGCAGTCCCGCGTGCCACTGGCCTCGGTCGAGGAGGTCCGCGCCGCCACCGCCAACGCGGCCGAGGCGCAGCGCGAATGGGCCGCGCAGAATCCGCAGAAGCGCGCCCGTGTCCTGATGAAGTTCCTGCAGCTGTGCCAGGACGAGATGGACTCGCTGGCCCGCCTGCTGGCCTCCGAACACGGCAAGACGGTCCCGGATGCCAAGGGCGATGTGCAGCGCGGTCTCGAGGTCGTGGAGTTCGCCGCCGGGATCCCGCACCTGCTCAAGGGTGAGTACAGCGAGGGGGCGGGTACCGGCATCGACGTCTACTCGATGCGTCAGCCGCTCGGTGTCGCGGCGGGGATCACGCCGTTCAACTTCCCGGCCATGATCCCGCTGTGGCAGGCCGCACCGGCCATCGCCTGCGGGAACTCCTTCGTGCTCAAGCCTTCGGAGCGGGACCCCTCCGTGCCGCTGCGGCTGGCCGAATTGTTCATCGAGGCCGGACTGCCCCCGGGAGTGCTCAACGTCGTCAACGGCGACAAGACCGCCGTCGACGCGGTACTGACCGATCCGGACATCGATGCGGTCGGCTTCGTCGGCTCCTCGGATATCGCCGAGTACATCTACTCCACCGCCGCCGCGCACGGGAAGCGCGCGCAGTGCTTCGGTGGCGCGAAGAACCACATGATCATCATGCCCGACGCCGACCTCGACGGGGCGGTCGACGCGCTGATCGGTGCGGGTTATGGCTCGGCGGGTGAGCGCTGCATGGCGATCTCCGTGGCCGTGCCCGTTGGTGAACCCACCGCGAACGCGCTGGTGGACAAGCTCACCGAGCGCGTCGAGCAGCTCAGGATCGGCACCAGCTTCGACGAGTCCGCCGATTTCGGTCCGCTGGTCACCCGGGAAGCGCACCAGAAGGTCACCGACTACATCGGTGTCGGTGTCGAAGAAGGCGCCGAGCTCCTCGTCGACGGCCGCGGATACCGCAAGGAGGGGCACGAGGACGGTTTCTTCATGGGCGGTTCGCTGTTCGACCACGTCACCCCGGACATGCGGATCTACCAGGAGGAGATTTTCGGCCCCGTGCTCTCGGTGGTGCGCGCCGCCGACTACGAGGAGGCGCTGCGTCTGCCCAGCGAACACGAGTACGGCAACGGCGTCGCGATCTTCACCCGCGACGGCGACACCGCGCGGGAATTCGCCGGACGGGTCGACACCGGCATGGTCGGGATCAACGTGCCGATCCCGGTGCCGATCGCCTACCACACCTTCGGTGGATGGAAGCGCTCCGGATTCGGAGACCTCAACCAGCACGGGCCGGACTCCATCCGCTTCTACACCCAGACCAAGACGGTCACCTCGCGCTGGCCCTCCGGCCGTAAGGAAGGCGCCAGCTTCAGCATCCCCACGATGGACTGA
- a CDS encoding DUF309 domain-containing protein, whose amino-acid sequence MGDEHEQETESGRTRAPAGVRRDRDEEGRARNARPRDGLGRPLPHGATGVERQPEGVSRTPEQALTEAQQLLDDGKPFHAHEVLEDAWKETSDPDERALWRGMAQLAVGITHAARGNTKGAQSLLRRGADNIRPHSSAPPHGIAVAGLVDWAEALADELDFRTDTPAAEAIAPRLSR is encoded by the coding sequence ATGGGCGACGAGCACGAACAGGAAACCGAATCCGGGCGAACACGAGCTCCGGCTGGTGTGCGCCGGGACCGGGACGAGGAGGGACGAGCCCGCAACGCCCGGCCGCGGGACGGACTCGGCAGACCGTTGCCGCACGGGGCCACGGGTGTGGAGCGCCAGCCCGAGGGAGTGTCGCGCACACCCGAGCAGGCACTGACGGAAGCTCAGCAGCTGCTGGACGACGGCAAACCCTTCCACGCCCACGAGGTGCTCGAGGATGCCTGGAAGGAGACCTCCGACCCGGACGAGCGGGCACTGTGGCGCGGCATGGCGCAACTGGCTGTCGGGATCACCCACGCCGCGCGCGGAAACACCAAGGGCGCCCAGTCCCTGCTGCGGCGGGGTGCCGACAACATCCGCCCCCACTCGAGCGCTCCGCCGCACGGCATCGCCGTCGCAGGGCTGGTCGACTGGGCGGAAGCCCTCGCCGACGAGCTGGACTTCCGCACCGACACCCCTGCTGCCGAGGCCATCGCACCTCGCCTGTCTCGCTGA
- a CDS encoding acyl-CoA dehydrogenase family protein, translating to MAAPTAARSEAPPASPFSLNEDQLAIRDTAREFAAERIAPHAVQWDQDKHFPVDVLREAGELGIGGVYIDERFGGSGLSRFDSALIFEALATGCPTIAAYISIHNMVAWMIDAYGDDEQRQRWLPSLCSMERLGSYCLTEPEAGSDAGALQTRAVRDGDHYIVNGVKQFISGAGSSGVYVVMVRTGQSGAKGISTLVIDGESEGISFGPDEHKMGWNAQPTRQVVFSDVRVPVADRLGEEGIGFKIAMAGLDGGRLSIGACSLGGAQTALDKSLGYVRERTAFGVHIGEFQALQFKLADMATELEAARMLLWRAASALDAKTPEATRLCAMAKRMATDNGFAVANEALQIHGGYGYLAEYGLEKIVRDLRVHQILEGTNEIMRLIISRGLLEQQS from the coding sequence GTGGCCGCGCCAACGGCAGCGAGATCGGAAGCCCCACCGGCGTCACCGTTCTCGCTGAACGAGGACCAGCTGGCGATCCGGGACACCGCACGTGAGTTCGCCGCAGAGCGCATCGCACCCCATGCCGTCCAGTGGGATCAGGACAAGCACTTTCCCGTGGACGTGCTGCGCGAGGCGGGCGAACTCGGCATCGGTGGCGTCTACATCGACGAACGATTCGGCGGCAGCGGACTGAGCCGATTCGACTCCGCACTGATCTTCGAGGCGCTGGCGACCGGTTGTCCGACGATCGCCGCCTACATCTCCATCCACAACATGGTCGCCTGGATGATCGACGCCTACGGCGACGACGAGCAACGGCAGCGGTGGCTCCCGTCGTTGTGCTCGATGGAACGGCTCGGTAGTTACTGCCTCACCGAGCCCGAGGCCGGGTCCGACGCGGGTGCGCTGCAAACCCGCGCCGTGCGGGACGGAGATCACTACATCGTCAACGGTGTCAAGCAGTTCATTTCCGGGGCCGGGAGCTCGGGGGTGTACGTGGTGATGGTCCGCACCGGGCAGTCGGGGGCCAAGGGCATCTCCACCCTTGTCATCGACGGCGAGAGCGAGGGAATCTCGTTCGGTCCGGACGAGCACAAGATGGGTTGGAACGCCCAGCCCACTCGCCAGGTCGTGTTCTCCGACGTGCGGGTACCGGTGGCCGACCGGCTCGGTGAGGAGGGCATCGGGTTCAAGATCGCGATGGCCGGGCTGGACGGCGGCAGGCTCAGTATCGGTGCCTGCTCCCTCGGCGGAGCGCAGACGGCTCTGGACAAGAGCCTCGGCTATGTGCGTGAGCGCACGGCGTTCGGCGTGCACATCGGCGAGTTCCAAGCGTTGCAGTTCAAACTCGCCGATATGGCCACCGAGCTGGAGGCGGCCAGGATGCTGCTGTGGCGGGCGGCGTCGGCGCTGGACGCCAAGACTCCGGAGGCGACCCGATTGTGTGCGATGGCCAAGCGGATGGCCACCGATAACGGGTTCGCGGTGGCCAACGAGGCCCTTCAGATCCACGGTGGATACGGATACCTTGCCGAGTACGGCTTGGAGAAGATCGTCCGCGACTTGCGGGTGCATCAAATCCTCGAAGGAACCAACGAGATCATGCGTTTGATCATTTCCCGTGGACTGCTGGAGCAACAATCATGA
- the mmsB gene encoding 3-hydroxyisobutyrate dehydrogenase produces the protein MAAIGFIGLGHMGGPMSTNLVKAGHTVKGFDLAPEASQAAADHGVTAVDSVTEAVGGVDAVITMLPGGQHLLDCYGDIVGAVSPGTLLIDSSTVDVADARKAHELAANAGFGSVDAPVSGGTAGAEAGTLTFMVGAAEEAYRRAEPILEPMARKVIHCGGAGNGQVTKMCNNLILGASMIAVGEAFVLGEKLGLSNRALYDVASVSTGQCWSLTTNCPVPDMVETSRANHDYEPGFAAALMLKDLKLAVSAAEQSGTDTEIGRLATEVYQRFNDEGGGGYDFGAVINSIRERSGGTS, from the coding sequence ATGGCTGCCATCGGATTCATCGGCTTGGGACACATGGGCGGTCCGATGTCGACGAACCTGGTCAAGGCCGGTCACACGGTGAAAGGGTTCGACCTCGCACCGGAGGCGTCGCAGGCCGCCGCCGACCACGGTGTCACGGCGGTCGACTCCGTGACCGAGGCCGTCGGCGGGGTCGATGCGGTGATCACGATGTTGCCCGGTGGGCAGCATCTGCTGGACTGCTACGGCGACATTGTCGGCGCGGTCTCACCGGGCACGTTGCTGATCGATTCCTCCACGGTCGATGTCGCCGATGCCAGGAAGGCGCACGAGCTCGCCGCGAACGCCGGGTTCGGTTCCGTCGACGCTCCGGTATCGGGGGGAACGGCCGGTGCGGAGGCGGGAACCCTGACGTTCATGGTGGGTGCCGCCGAGGAGGCCTACCGGCGTGCCGAGCCCATCCTGGAGCCGATGGCCCGCAAGGTCATCCACTGCGGTGGCGCGGGCAACGGTCAGGTCACGAAGATGTGCAACAACCTCATCCTCGGTGCCTCCATGATCGCGGTGGGCGAGGCGTTCGTGCTCGGCGAGAAGTTGGGATTGTCGAATCGAGCTCTCTACGACGTCGCGTCGGTCTCCACCGGCCAGTGCTGGTCGCTGACCACGAACTGTCCCGTACCGGACATGGTGGAGACCAGCCGGGCCAATCACGACTACGAGCCGGGTTTCGCGGCGGCGCTGATGCTCAAGGACCTCAAGCTCGCGGTGTCGGCGGCGGAGCAGAGCGGCACCGATACGGAAATCGGACGCCTCGCCACCGAGGTTTACCAGCGGTTCAACGACGAGGGCGGCGGCGGCTACGACTTCGGTGCCGTCATCAACTCCATCCGGGAGCGCTCCGGCGGCACGAGCTGA
- a CDS encoding MOSC domain-containing protein produces the protein MGYVESVNVAMVRTGDWTGRVGRTGIDKRPVDGPLLLDGTGAHGDDGSGARGDTVADADHHGGRHQALYAFDVEDLRSWSTELGKELASGNAGENLTLSGCDSSRAVIGQRWRIGTAVLRVTGPRIPCRVFAGFWDIPDLVKRFTARGRPGAYLAVEEQGEIRARDRVEVLSSPEHGVTVADYFAFRAQGRRDLAEHIAGGLSDLPDKLAEHVVPALNGR, from the coding sequence GTGGGCTACGTGGAATCCGTGAACGTCGCGATGGTTCGGACCGGCGACTGGACCGGGCGTGTCGGCAGAACCGGCATCGACAAGCGTCCGGTGGATGGTCCGTTGCTTCTCGATGGGACCGGAGCGCACGGAGACGACGGCTCCGGTGCCCGTGGTGACACGGTGGCCGATGCCGATCACCACGGTGGCAGGCACCAGGCGTTGTACGCCTTCGACGTCGAGGATCTACGCTCCTGGTCCACTGAGCTCGGCAAGGAACTCGCATCGGGCAACGCCGGGGAGAACCTGACCCTGTCCGGCTGCGACTCGAGCCGGGCGGTGATCGGACAGCGGTGGCGAATCGGCACCGCGGTTCTCCGCGTGACCGGCCCGCGCATCCCGTGCAGGGTGTTCGCAGGTTTCTGGGACATTCCCGACCTCGTCAAACGCTTCACGGCACGCGGCCGCCCCGGTGCCTACCTCGCGGTCGAGGAGCAGGGTGAAATCCGTGCCCGCGACCGTGTGGAGGTGTTGTCGAGTCCCGAACACGGCGTCACCGTGGCCGACTACTTCGCGTTCCGCGCGCAGGGGCGCAGGGATCTTGCCGAGCACATTGCCGGTGGCTTGTCCGATCTGCCGGACAAGCTGGCCGAGCATGTCGTTCCGGCGCTCAACGGTCGGTGA
- the aceA gene encoding isocitrate lyase, giving the protein MSSQPGTREQALQAANDLQREWDTDPRWKGVERTYSAGDVVRLRGSVQEEQTLARQGAERLWNLLHDNDYIHALGALTGNQAVQQVRAGLQAIYLSGWQVAADANLAGETYPDQSLYPANSVPQVVRRINNALKRADQVAWAEALDAEGTEVESEDRHWLAPIVADAEAGFGGVLNAYELMKGMIQAGAAGVHWEDQLASEKKCGHLGGKVLIPTGQHVKTLNSARLAADVAGVPSLIIARTDAQAATLLTSDIDERDQKFVTGERTSEGFYRVNNGIEPCIERGLAYAPHSDLIWMETSTPDLDEARRFAEAIKAEYPDQMLAYNCSPSFNWRKNLDDSTIAKFQRELGQMGYKFQFITLAGFHALNYSMFDLAKGYASEDMTAYVDLQDREFAAEKDGYTATKHQREAGTGYFDHISTAVNPESSTTALAGSTEAAQF; this is encoded by the coding sequence ATGAGCTCCCAGCCTGGCACTCGCGAGCAGGCCCTTCAGGCCGCCAACGACCTCCAGCGTGAGTGGGACACCGACCCACGCTGGAAGGGCGTCGAGCGCACCTACTCCGCCGGTGACGTCGTCCGCCTCCGTGGCTCGGTGCAGGAGGAGCAGACCCTGGCGCGCCAGGGGGCCGAGCGGCTCTGGAACCTGCTGCACGACAACGACTACATCCACGCTCTCGGTGCGCTGACCGGGAACCAGGCCGTCCAGCAGGTGCGCGCGGGTCTCCAGGCGATCTACCTGTCCGGCTGGCAGGTGGCCGCCGACGCCAATCTGGCAGGCGAGACCTACCCGGACCAGAGCCTGTACCCGGCCAACTCCGTCCCGCAGGTCGTGCGGCGCATCAACAACGCCCTCAAGCGCGCCGACCAGGTCGCCTGGGCCGAGGCACTGGATGCCGAGGGCACCGAGGTCGAAAGCGAGGACCGGCACTGGCTGGCCCCGATCGTGGCCGACGCCGAGGCAGGCTTCGGCGGCGTGCTCAACGCCTACGAGCTGATGAAGGGCATGATCCAGGCGGGTGCCGCCGGTGTGCACTGGGAGGACCAGCTCGCCTCGGAGAAGAAGTGCGGTCACCTGGGCGGCAAGGTGCTCATCCCCACCGGCCAGCACGTCAAGACCCTCAACTCCGCGCGCCTGGCCGCCGACGTCGCGGGCGTGCCGTCACTGATCATCGCCCGGACCGACGCGCAGGCCGCCACGCTGCTGACCAGCGACATCGACGAGCGCGACCAGAAGTTCGTCACCGGTGAGCGCACCAGCGAGGGCTTCTACCGGGTCAACAACGGCATCGAGCCGTGCATCGAGCGCGGTCTGGCCTACGCTCCCCACTCCGACCTGATCTGGATGGAGACCTCCACACCGGATCTCGACGAGGCCCGCAGGTTCGCCGAGGCCATCAAGGCCGAGTACCCGGACCAGATGTTGGCCTACAACTGCTCGCCGTCGTTCAACTGGCGCAAGAACCTGGACGACAGCACCATCGCCAAGTTCCAGCGCGAGCTCGGCCAGATGGGTTACAAGTTCCAGTTCATCACCCTGGCCGGCTTCCACGCGCTGAACTACAGCATGTTCGACCTGGCCAAGGGCTACGCCTCCGAGGACATGACGGCCTACGTCGACCTGCAGGACCGCGAGTTCGCCGCCGAGAAGGATGGCTACACCGCGACCAAGCACCAGCGCGAGGCCGGCACCGGCTACTTCGATCACATCAGCACCGCGGTGAACCCGGAATCGTCCACCACCGCGCTGGCCGGCTCGACCGAGGCCGCCCAGTTCTGA